The following is a genomic window from Pedobacter sp. KBS0701.
CCCAATAATATCCTTCTGATGGGATAACTTTAATCAGTGTAATATTAGGGTCGTCCTTCCCTCCCTGAAACCAGGTTTTAATAAACGGACTCCAAAGTTCGTCGATTTTGTCCTGATCCCTGCTGATTTCAGAAATACCATAAATGTTTACAAAACCTGAATGGGCGCCTGCCTGAAATAGTAAATGTGTAAATGGATCGGCAGAGATTTCGTCGTTTTTATGACTGTCTTTCATGCTCATAAACCAGATATTCCCTTCATCATCCACCTGTTGAATAGCCATTGGTCTTACGGATAAAGGTATTCCTGTTTTAATATTGGTACAGAAAAAACAACTTTCAGCTTTTTCTGCCAACTCCCTGAGTTTTTCGATGGCTGCTTTGCCACCCAGATCTTTAATGTTATTTTCTTCCTGGGTATTGTTTGTACTTCCTTCTTGTGATGTTGCCATAGGATTAAGATTTTATATTAACTACAATAGAAATCGGGATTTGGTTTTGAGTTTTTGCGGGGAGCTCTAGGCCAAGAGCGTCGAGCGGAGAGCATAGCATTAGATTTATTGGCAAAAATTATGGCGTTTTAATCAAAGGCAATATCTTTAATTAATGGATATCAAAAAACCGAAAGCTTTTAAGGCTGAGATTAAAATTATAGGCATCAATCCTTTTGTGTTTGTACCAGAGGAAGCATTAAATTATGTTTTTCATCAATCTGGAAAAAATAAGGGACAGCTTCCTGTTAAAATGAAAATTGATGGTCATGAATTTAAACAAACCCTGGTTAAATATGCAGGAGATTGGCGTTTGTACCTCAATACGCCCATGCGAAAAGCAGCCGGAAAAGATATTGGCGACACCGCAACTTTCGAAATTGAATTTGATACTGAAGAACGGACAATTAGTATCAATCCTAAATTATTACATGCCTTAGCAAAAAACAAACAGGCCAAAGATATATTTGATGGCCTTGCTCCTCATTTACAAAAGGAAATTATACGTTATATTGCCAACCTTAAAACGGAAGAGTCGGTTGACCGCAATGTCAAAAAAGCTATTCAATTTCTTTTGGGTAAAGAACGGTTTATCGGTAGAGATGGGATTTAAAGCATTATAGTACAAAGGACATTAATAACTGTCCTTTGTACTATGGTGTTATCTTATAACAATCCTCGCTTTTTAAGCATTGGTTTAATATCAGGATTATGCCCCCTGAAATTAAAGAACATTTTGCCAAGATCTTCCGTATTTCCTTTGGACAGAATCATATCCCTAAAACGCTGACCATTTGCTCTGGTTAATCCTCCATTTTCCTGAAACCATGAAAATGCATCATTTTCAAGCATAGAAGTCCAGCTGTAGGCGTAATAACCTGCGGCGTAGCCATTACTCCAGATATGCAAAAAATAGCTGGAGCGGTAACGTGGCGGCACATACGATAAATTTAAATTGGTTTTTTTTAAAGCCTCAGCTTCAAATTTATCAACGTCCTGTAATGGTGAACCCGGAGAAATTGTATGCCACTGCATATCCAGATCGGCCGCTGCCAAAGCTTCAGTAAAAATATAACCCTGGTTAAAGGAACCCGCCTTTTTAATTTTATCCAGCAAAGCCTGCGGCATCTGTGCTCCGGTCTGATAGTGAAGCGCGTAGTTCTTCAGTATTTTTGGATCAGAAGCCCAATGTTCATTAAACTGGGAAGGAAATTCAACATAATCACGGGCTACGTTCGCACCCGAAAGACTGGGATATTGCTGGTTAGCAAACAGACCATGCAAACCGTGTCCAAACTCATGAAACATGGTGGTAACATCGTCAAAACTAATTAATGCTGGTTTTCCGGCTTCGGGTTTTGCAAAATTGCAGACATTATAAATTACCGGTATTGTGCCGAATAGTTTAGATTGTGGAACAAGGTTATCCATCCAGGCACCACCATCTTTGTTATCACGTTTATAGTAATCACAATAAAACAAACCTAACTGTTTTCCATCTTTGTCCATTACATCAAAAACAAGAACATCTTCCTGATAAACAGGTAAATCTTTACGTTCTTTAAAAGTAATACCGTAAAGTTGTGTTGCAGCATAAAACACACCGTTAATGAGGACCTTATTTAACTCGAAATAAGGTTTAACCTCGTTTTCATCCAGATCAAATTTTGCTTTACGAACTTGTTCGGCATAAAAGTCCCAATCCCAGGGCTCTAGTTTAAAGCCCCCTTTTTGCTGATCGATTACAGCCTGTATATCTGCCGCTTCACTTTTTGCCTTCGCGGTAGCAACAGGAATAACTTTGCTAAAAAAATCTTCTACTGCTTCAGGTGTTTTAGCCATCTGATTTTGCAATTTCCAGGCTGCATAATTTTTAAAGCCAAGTAGTGCCGCCTGAGCAGAACGGATCTGCGCAATTCTTGAAATTATTTTACGGGTATCGTTTGCATCGCCTTTTTCGGCCCTGTTCCATGATTTCTTAAAAAGTTCCTCTCTCTTGGCACGATCGGTCATTGATTGCAATTCGGGCTGTTGAGTAGTATTTTTTAAACCTTTACCCGCTGCCTGTAACTGTGCGGTAAACTTTGCGCCTAAAGTAGCTTCTTCTTTATTCAGCTCTTTAAGCTTGTCTTTGTCAGCGTCAGATAGCTTTGCTCCAGCCAATTCAAATTTCTGGTAATAATACTCCAGTAAGCGCAACGATTCGGCATCTAACTTCAGCTGATCTTTCTTTTTGTAAAGGGTTTCTACCCGGTTAAAAAGTTTGGTATTTAAGTAAATGGCATCAGTATTTGCAGTAAGTTTGGGAGCTTCCTCTTCTTTAACCTTTTGCAATTCAGGATTGGTATTGGCGCCTGTAAGCAGGTTGAAAACCATGCTTGTCCGGCTCAGCAGTTGTCCGCTTTTTTCGATGGCCAAGATGGTATTTTCAAAGCCTGGCGCATCGGTCTGATCAGCAATTTTCCGGATTTCATCCATTTGCTGCTTCATTCCTTCTTCTAATGCCGGTTTAAAATCTCCGTTTTTTATTTTGTCGAAAGCTGGAGCCTGAAAAGCAAGTGCGCTTGCTTTATAAAAAGGATTGGCCGATGAAAAGCCTTCACTGCTTTCTTCAGCATTTTTTTTGTTATTGCAGGCACCTAGAATGGTTAAAAAAGCCAGCATGGGTAAATAATATACTTTTTTCATGAATATTTAAAAGTTAGGTTATCCATAAAAATAGTAATTTATATGCTGCAATTTTAAATAAACAAAATTAAGCTGAAAACAAAAAAGCCATCTCAATTTTGAAATGGCTCTATGTAAGATGTGATCGATACTATCTGTAACGAACTTGCTGTTGTTTGTCCATCATGCCCATCTGATCTTTCATTTGTTTGATCTGATCGGCCAATAATTTATTTTTATCTGCTTTTTTCGCTTCAGCAAGATACATGGTTGCTTCGCGTTTGTTACGCTTAGCCATTGCAATGCCTGCTAAACTTAATTTTGCTAAAGCAACGTTATGATCCATCTGCATACCCAGGCTCAAAGCAGTTTTGAAATATTTTTCTGATTTCATTGGCGCTGTTCTGCTTTCAATTAACCCGATCAACAAATTATAATAACCATGTTGAACTTTAATCAACTGCGTTTCATAATTGGTAATGCGATCTAAAAACATTTTTGCCTTGGGCATGTTATCTTTTCTGAGGAACCATTGTGCTAAAAGCATGTTCTCATTAAAGAAATAGGTTACAAGTACAATTATCCCCAATAAAATGGCAACAATACCCCACGGCCAGAAACCGAAAATAAATAAAGCTACTGCGCCACCCAGTAAAGCAAACCCCGCAATTAATCTGATAATATTTGGCATAAATTTATTCTAATTATTTTTTTTGCAAATATCGTGTTTAAATGGCAGAAATTAGATTTTAAAACAATAATTTCATTAAAAATTTAAAAGATCAAAAAAACCGTCTCATCAATATGAAAATCCTTTTATCTATAACCCTAATTGTACTTGCAATGAACGTTTCTGCTCAGGAAGTTAATAAAAAAATCCACGATCAAGTCCACAATAAAGATATATTAATTAATGCTTGTACGCGAGAAGGTATTGCTACTTTTCCTGAGTTTAAAGAAATGTACGATCCACTCTATGCGGCTTATATACCAGATGCGGCAACCATGATCGAATTGAAAAAACTGGTTAAAAATGAAAAAATCAAAATTGTGCTAGGTACCTGGTGTGGCGACAGCAAAGCAAATGTTCCGAACTTTTTTAAAATTTTAGATGCTTTACACTTTAAAGAGAAAAACGTAGAGGTTATTGCTGTTGACGGTAACAAAAAAGCTGAAAATGGCATTTTAGACGGCCTGGACATTTCGAGGGTACCTACATTT
Proteins encoded in this region:
- a CDS encoding pyridoxamine 5'-phosphate oxidase family protein, which encodes MATSQEGSTNNTQEENNIKDLGGKAAIEKLRELAEKAESCFFCTNIKTGIPLSVRPMAIQQVDDEGNIWFMSMKDSHKNDEISADPFTHLLFQAGAHSGFVNIYGISEISRDQDKIDELWSPFIKTWFQGGKDDPNITLIKVIPSEGYYWDTKHGTAVAFLKMAASVITGKTMDDSVEGALEVD
- a CDS encoding YdeI/OmpD-associated family protein, translating into MDIKKPKAFKAEIKIIGINPFVFVPEEALNYVFHQSGKNKGQLPVKMKIDGHEFKQTLVKYAGDWRLYLNTPMRKAAGKDIGDTATFEIEFDTEERTISINPKLLHALAKNKQAKDIFDGLAPHLQKEIIRYIANLKTEESVDRNVKKAIQFLLGKERFIGRDGI
- a CDS encoding M3 family metallopeptidase translates to MKKVYYLPMLAFLTILGACNNKKNAEESSEGFSSANPFYKASALAFQAPAFDKIKNGDFKPALEEGMKQQMDEIRKIADQTDAPGFENTILAIEKSGQLLSRTSMVFNLLTGANTNPELQKVKEEEAPKLTANTDAIYLNTKLFNRVETLYKKKDQLKLDAESLRLLEYYYQKFELAGAKLSDADKDKLKELNKEEATLGAKFTAQLQAAGKGLKNTTQQPELQSMTDRAKREELFKKSWNRAEKGDANDTRKIISRIAQIRSAQAALLGFKNYAAWKLQNQMAKTPEAVEDFFSKVIPVATAKAKSEAADIQAVIDQQKGGFKLEPWDWDFYAEQVRKAKFDLDENEVKPYFELNKVLINGVFYAATQLYGITFKERKDLPVYQEDVLVFDVMDKDGKQLGLFYCDYYKRDNKDGGAWMDNLVPQSKLFGTIPVIYNVCNFAKPEAGKPALISFDDVTTMFHEFGHGLHGLFANQQYPSLSGANVARDYVEFPSQFNEHWASDPKILKNYALHYQTGAQMPQALLDKIKKAGSFNQGYIFTEALAAADLDMQWHTISPGSPLQDVDKFEAEALKKTNLNLSYVPPRYRSSYFLHIWSNGYAAGYYAYSWTSMLENDAFSWFQENGGLTRANGQRFRDMILSKGNTEDLGKMFFNFRGHNPDIKPMLKKRGLL
- a CDS encoding DUF2892 domain-containing protein, whose translation is MPNIIRLIAGFALLGGAVALFIFGFWPWGIVAILLGIIVLVTYFFNENMLLAQWFLRKDNMPKAKMFLDRITNYETQLIKVQHGYYNLLIGLIESRTAPMKSEKYFKTALSLGMQMDHNVALAKLSLAGIAMAKRNKREATMYLAEAKKADKNKLLADQIKQMKDQMGMMDKQQQVRYR
- a CDS encoding thioredoxin family protein; this translates as MKILLSITLIVLAMNVSAQEVNKKIHDQVHNKDILINACTREGIATFPEFKEMYDPLYAAYIPDAATMIELKKLVKNEKIKIVLGTWCGDSKANVPNFFKILDALHFKEKNVEVIAVDGNKKAENGILDGLDISRVPTFIVLDKKGKELGRITEGPKTSLEGDLLGIYKKKS